A DNA window from Thiopseudomonas alkaliphila contains the following coding sequences:
- a CDS encoding cob(I)yrinic acid a,c-diamide adenosyltransferase — MGYRLSKIYTRTGDNGDTGLADGRRVAKNHARIEAIGEVDTLNCHLGLLLAELSTTHSTHPALTGVSADLSLCQHRLFDLGGELAMPEYQALDSHEIQRIEQLIDHWNSEVGPLTDFILPGGSIAIAQAHLCRSAARSAERRAITLHQLEPLRSELLIYLNRLSDLLFVAARVIAKRQTISEVLWQAAPAPNKS; from the coding sequence ATGGGCTATCGTTTAAGTAAAATATATACGCGTACGGGCGATAACGGAGACACTGGGCTAGCCGATGGACGCCGCGTGGCGAAAAACCATGCACGGATAGAGGCAATCGGTGAAGTAGATACACTTAACTGCCATTTAGGTTTGCTGTTGGCGGAATTATCGACAACCCACAGCACTCACCCAGCACTTACTGGAGTCAGTGCCGATTTAAGTCTATGCCAACATCGATTATTTGATCTCGGCGGCGAACTGGCCATGCCTGAGTATCAGGCGCTAGACAGCCATGAAATTCAGCGGATTGAGCAGTTGATTGATCACTGGAATAGCGAAGTAGGTCCACTGACTGATTTTATTTTACCCGGTGGCTCTATTGCTATCGCCCAAGCCCATTTATGTCGCAGCGCCGCTCGTAGTGCTGAACGGCGCGCAATCACCCTGCACCAACTCGAACCCTTGCGCAGTGAGCTATTAATTTACCTGAACCGCCTCTCTGACTTATTATTTGTCGCCGCTCGAGTGATCGCTAAACGTCAAACCATTAGCGAGGTGCTA
- a CDS encoding 2-dehydropantoate 2-reductase: MNTGVSTIHWHILGAGSLGCLWAARLAQVKQSVHLILRSAERLQAFPGQVQLTTQHTCQSLALTAELADTSQTPITHLIVACKAYDALTAIDSIASRLAENACIILLQNGLGSQQAIIQRYSKQRIIAASTTDGAYLTAPFQVTWAGQGLTQLGDLNHLGQAAPHWLELWQVAGIHNQWNPQIWHALWLKLAVNCAINPLTVLHQCRNGELRQQASQVNALIPELTLLLKQAEVPLQPNQLHQLIWQVIEQTANNTSSMLQDVQQQRPTEAEFITGFACHYARSQQLAAPHLNALHHALIEQLAY, encoded by the coding sequence ATGAATACTGGCGTTTCCACCATCCATTGGCATATTTTAGGGGCCGGCAGCTTGGGCTGCTTATGGGCGGCCCGCCTCGCACAAGTAAAGCAGTCGGTGCATCTTATTTTACGCTCAGCTGAACGACTGCAAGCATTTCCAGGCCAAGTGCAATTAACCACCCAGCACACTTGCCAGTCACTCGCCCTCACAGCGGAGCTAGCTGATACAAGCCAAACGCCTATCACCCACTTAATTGTGGCCTGCAAAGCGTACGATGCATTAACTGCAATTGATTCAATTGCTTCACGCTTAGCGGAAAATGCCTGTATTATTTTGCTGCAAAATGGCTTAGGCAGCCAACAAGCAATCATTCAGCGTTATTCCAAGCAGCGCATAATAGCCGCCTCAACCACCGATGGCGCTTATCTAACCGCCCCCTTTCAAGTGACTTGGGCAGGGCAAGGCTTAACTCAACTAGGCGATTTAAACCACTTAGGGCAAGCAGCCCCACACTGGCTTGAGCTTTGGCAAGTAGCCGGGATTCATAATCAATGGAATCCCCAAATTTGGCACGCCCTGTGGCTTAAATTAGCAGTTAACTGTGCGATTAATCCGTTAACTGTTTTACATCAGTGCCGCAATGGTGAGCTACGTCAACAGGCTAGCCAAGTGAACGCCTTGATTCCTGAACTAACCCTACTGCTTAAACAAGCTGAGGTGCCGCTGCAACCCAATCAACTGCACCAGTTGATTTGGCAAGTAATTGAGCAAACCGCCAACAATACCTCCTCGATGCTGCAAGATGTACAACAACAACGCCCAACAGAAGCCGAGTTTATTACTGGCTTTGCCTGCCATTATGCCCGCAGCCAACAGCTTGCCGCACCCCACCTCAACGCACTACATCATGCCTTAATTGAGCAACTGGCATATTAG
- a CDS encoding YajQ family cyclic di-GMP-binding protein codes for MPSFDIVSELDKHELQNAMDNAAKELERRYDLKDKAQIEFKDKTATLTADADFMLDQLVEIIKLALTKRKIDIDCMEVKEAYASGKVMKQEVTMKEGIDKEMAKKIVARIKEAKLKVQAAIQGEQVRVTGKKRDDLQEVIAFLRGESFGLPLQFNNFRD; via the coding sequence ATGCCTTCGTTTGATATTGTTTCTGAACTAGATAAACACGAACTACAAAACGCAATGGACAATGCTGCTAAAGAGCTTGAGCGCCGTTACGACCTTAAAGATAAAGCACAAATTGAGTTTAAAGATAAAACCGCCACTCTGACTGCAGATGCCGATTTTATGCTGGATCAACTGGTAGAAATTATTAAGCTGGCGCTAACTAAGCGTAAAATTGATATTGACTGCATGGAAGTCAAAGAAGCCTACGCCTCAGGCAAGGTGATGAAACAAGAAGTCACCATGAAAGAGGGGATTGATAAAGAAATGGCTAAAAAAATTGTGGCGCGGATCAAAGAAGCCAAGCTAAAGGTGCAAGCAGCGATTCAGGGTGAGCAGGTGCGGGTTACAGGTAAAAAGCGCGATGATTTACAAGAAGTGATCGCATTTTTACGTGGCGAGTCCTTTGGTTTGCCGCTGCAATTTAATAATTTTAGAGACTAG
- a CDS encoding GIY-YIG nuclease family protein, whose amino-acid sequence MTYAKLRKALVFISIKTSGPHTQKCELQEVAAYRLANGEITSQLWLLSYSKPEQLTEIAAFLDEHIVVSLHGRWVSSFLKNSFKPLALNCRFSVLCLTKLFRKLEQVPPKLLSNATCEQRALALLQCWQKLQNTLPNQLVEDSLVMIRQSSIPPALQDLDWSNMYDSFGVYLIYGINQLPIYIGKSNNVKKRLRAHFSSDHRLAKEMTLSLQAKRIEIIKCQGELDALLTEARLIKALKPTLNRRLRSSKCLFSWALEASPDYYKLHLVSHTPTNNSATFLGFYGLFNTKREATQALKKTLLNTGLCQQTLGLTSGQLGNPCFDRQLKRCQGACIGAHAANEFNQQLLKSLAKLPNLDWPFTGGAVIAEQAILHVVKEWRYMGSASTLIEARTLAQLPLPSLDKDTFKILLDAKDLLTPLTPA is encoded by the coding sequence ATGACTTATGCAAAACTACGTAAAGCATTAGTTTTTATTAGTATTAAAACTTCGGGACCTCATACACAAAAGTGCGAGCTACAAGAAGTAGCCGCCTACCGCTTAGCAAATGGAGAAATTACTAGCCAGTTATGGTTACTGAGTTACTCTAAACCTGAGCAATTAACAGAAATAGCAGCTTTCTTAGATGAGCATATTGTAGTATCTCTACATGGCCGCTGGGTATCTAGCTTTCTCAAAAATAGCTTTAAGCCTCTAGCTCTTAACTGTCGCTTTAGCGTGTTATGCCTTACTAAATTATTTAGAAAACTAGAGCAAGTCCCACCCAAGCTACTCTCTAATGCAACCTGTGAACAACGCGCACTTGCACTACTGCAATGCTGGCAAAAATTACAAAATACACTACCCAATCAACTAGTTGAAGACTCACTGGTAATGATTAGGCAATCTAGCATTCCTCCTGCTTTACAGGATTTAGACTGGAGCAATATGTACGATAGTTTTGGTGTTTACCTGATTTATGGTATTAATCAACTCCCCATCTACATCGGTAAAAGCAATAACGTTAAAAAACGTTTACGCGCCCACTTCTCTAGTGATCATCGACTAGCCAAAGAAATGACCTTAAGCTTGCAGGCAAAACGCATAGAAATAATTAAATGCCAAGGAGAGTTGGATGCTCTATTGACCGAAGCTCGCCTAATTAAAGCTTTAAAACCTACGCTTAACCGAAGACTGCGCTCCAGTAAGTGCTTATTTAGCTGGGCATTAGAAGCATCACCCGATTACTATAAATTACATCTAGTCAGCCACACACCCACTAACAACTCTGCAACGTTTCTTGGTTTTTATGGGTTATTTAACACTAAGCGTGAAGCAACTCAAGCACTGAAAAAAACATTATTGAATACCGGTCTCTGTCAACAAACTCTAGGTCTAACTAGCGGCCAACTAGGTAACCCTTGCTTTGATCGACAGCTAAAACGCTGTCAAGGAGCATGTATTGGTGCTCATGCCGCGAATGAATTTAATCAGCAACTGCTAAAATCTTTAGCAAAACTTCCAAACTTAGATTGGCCTTTTACTGGAGGAGCAGTAATTGCAGAACAAGCAATCTTACATGTAGTGAAAGAGTGGCGCTATATGGGAAGCGCTAGCACACTCATAGAAGCACGAACTCTTGCACAACTTCCACTGCCTAGTTTAGATAAAGATACTTTCAAAATCTTATTGGATGCTAAAGATCTGCTAACGCCTCTAACTCCCGCATAG
- the rnr gene encoding ribonuclease R, whose amino-acid sequence MKGEYNLKADWQTLDPEAAREAEKYENPIPSRELILQHLADRGAPANREQLCAEFGLTSEEDIEALRRRLRAMERDAQVVYTRRGAYAPVDKLDLVLGRVSGHRDGFGFLIPDEEGEDLFLSPTQMRLVFDGDRALARVVGVDRKGRREGAIAEVVQRAHSTLVGRYNEENGIGFVVPDNSRMQQEILISPGRSNQAEVGQLVEVEITHWPTSRFQAQGNVTEVLGDYMAPGMEIEVALRNYDIPHEWPKAVLAEIRKFKDQVSARDIAKRVDLRHLPLVTIDGEDARDFDDAVYCEARADDGRAAGGGWTLYVAIADVSHYVKLDSALDKEAQERGNSVYFPEQVIPMLPEVLSNGLCSLNPLVDRLAIVCEVAISRAGKMLDYQFYEAVIQSQARLTYTEVSHFLERPRSAEAAQFVQQHAVAVEPVTQLYALYKALIKQRQVRGAIDFDTRETRIIFGDDRKIQQIVPTERNHAHRLIEECMLCANVAMANFLQDHKLPGLYRVHDSPPEEKLEKLRGFLGTLGLELNKGKGAPTPKDYLALLEKIQGRADFQLIQTVMLRSLSQADYRPDCLGHFGLNYEAYTHFTSPIRRYADLINHRAVRSVIRSRRASEHVQRVGASSLVKATIYPYDDAQLDGIGEHVSATERRADEATRDVMNWLKCEYMLDRVGDSFAGIVTAVTGFGLFVELQDIYVEGLVHITALPGDYYQFDPLYHRLTGERTGRSFRLGDAINVQVARVDVDERKIDFEMTEVTSASKAKTQPKRNTSVASEPAQPSAKVRAKPAKQKIVVKDRKAVKSEVLTRKPSTKSGAKEQSGSPANDKRGVRKRPVKKQSK is encoded by the coding sequence ATGAAAGGTGAATATAATTTGAAAGCCGATTGGCAAACTCTGGATCCAGAGGCCGCGCGTGAAGCGGAAAAATACGAAAACCCTATTCCTAGTCGGGAATTAATTTTACAGCATCTAGCTGATCGTGGTGCGCCGGCAAACCGTGAACAGTTATGCGCTGAGTTTGGTTTAACCAGTGAAGAAGATATTGAAGCCTTGCGCCGTCGCTTACGTGCGATGGAACGTGATGCGCAAGTGGTCTATACCCGTCGTGGTGCCTATGCGCCGGTAGATAAATTAGATTTAGTGTTGGGCCGAGTGAGTGGCCACCGAGATGGCTTTGGCTTTTTAATCCCCGATGAAGAAGGGGAAGATTTATTTTTAAGCCCTACTCAGATGCGCCTCGTATTTGATGGAGATCGAGCGTTAGCCCGAGTAGTGGGTGTTGATCGTAAAGGTCGCCGAGAAGGGGCGATTGCTGAAGTGGTGCAACGAGCGCATAGTACGTTGGTCGGGCGTTATAACGAAGAGAATGGCATTGGCTTTGTAGTGCCAGACAATAGCCGCATGCAGCAAGAAATTCTGATTAGCCCAGGCCGCAGCAATCAAGCAGAGGTTGGGCAATTAGTTGAGGTGGAAATTACACACTGGCCAACCTCTCGATTCCAAGCTCAAGGAAATGTGACTGAGGTATTAGGCGATTACATGGCGCCAGGCATGGAAATTGAAGTGGCTTTGCGCAATTACGATATTCCACATGAGTGGCCGAAGGCGGTGTTGGCAGAAATTCGTAAGTTTAAAGATCAGGTGAGCGCGCGCGATATCGCCAAGCGTGTGGACTTGCGCCATTTGCCGTTAGTGACAATTGATGGTGAGGATGCCCGAGATTTTGATGATGCAGTGTACTGTGAGGCGCGTGCTGATGATGGACGCGCGGCAGGCGGTGGCTGGACTTTATATGTGGCCATTGCTGATGTCTCGCATTACGTTAAGCTTGACTCGGCGCTAGATAAAGAGGCCCAGGAACGAGGTAACTCGGTCTATTTCCCAGAGCAAGTGATCCCTATGCTGCCAGAGGTATTATCTAATGGCTTATGCTCACTGAACCCCTTGGTGGATCGTTTGGCGATTGTCTGTGAGGTGGCTATTTCACGGGCCGGAAAAATGCTGGATTATCAGTTCTATGAAGCGGTGATTCAGTCTCAGGCCCGCTTGACCTATACCGAAGTGAGTCATTTCTTGGAGCGGCCACGTTCTGCTGAGGCAGCGCAGTTTGTGCAACAGCATGCAGTGGCTGTGGAGCCTGTGACGCAGCTGTATGCACTGTATAAAGCATTGATTAAGCAGCGTCAGGTGCGTGGAGCGATTGACTTTGATACTCGCGAAACACGCATCATTTTTGGTGATGATCGGAAAATTCAACAAATCGTCCCGACCGAGCGTAATCATGCTCACCGCTTGATTGAAGAATGCATGCTGTGTGCGAACGTGGCGATGGCTAACTTTTTACAAGATCATAAGCTGCCTGGCTTATATCGGGTGCATGATAGTCCGCCGGAGGAAAAGCTAGAAAAGCTCCGAGGCTTTTTAGGCACCTTGGGTTTAGAGCTTAATAAAGGTAAAGGGGCACCTACACCTAAAGATTACTTAGCGCTGCTTGAGAAAATTCAAGGCCGTGCGGACTTTCAGTTGATCCAAACTGTGATGTTGCGTTCGCTAAGTCAGGCCGATTATCGCCCCGATTGCTTAGGCCACTTTGGCCTAAATTACGAAGCTTATACCCACTTTACTTCGCCGATTCGGCGCTATGCAGATTTAATTAATCACCGTGCAGTGCGTAGTGTGATCCGCTCGCGGCGAGCCAGTGAGCATGTGCAACGGGTCGGTGCCAGCAGCTTAGTTAAAGCCACCATTTACCCGTACGATGATGCTCAGCTAGACGGTATTGGTGAGCATGTTTCCGCCACTGAGCGGCGCGCCGACGAGGCTACGCGGGACGTGATGAACTGGTTAAAATGCGAATACATGCTGGATCGAGTCGGTGACAGCTTTGCCGGGATTGTAACTGCGGTGACAGGCTTTGGCTTATTTGTTGAGCTGCAAGATATTTACGTAGAAGGATTGGTGCATATCACCGCGTTACCGGGTGATTACTATCAGTTTGATCCCTTGTATCACCGATTAACCGGCGAGCGTACGGGGCGCAGCTTTAGATTAGGTGATGCGATTAATGTGCAGGTAGCACGGGTGGATGTTGATGAGCGCAAGATCGACTTTGAAATGACTGAAGTAACCAGCGCCAGTAAAGCAAAAACTCAGCCTAAGCGTAATACATCGGTGGCCTCAGAGCCTGCACAGCCTAGTGCAAAGGTACGCGCTAAACCTGCGAAGCAAAAAATAGTGGTAAAAGATCGTAAGGCGGTGAAGTCGGAAGTGTTAACGCGTAAGCCGAGCACTAAATCTGGAGCTAAAGAGCAATCAGGTAGTCCGGCTAATGACAAGCGAGGCGTGCGTAAGCGTCCGGTTAAAAAACAGAGTAAGTGA
- the rlmB gene encoding 23S rRNA (guanosine(2251)-2'-O)-methyltransferase RlmB: protein MSDLEKIYGIHAVEALLRHHPKRVKQLLIAEGRNEQGVQAILQLARNERVATQQCSRQEIDEQAGDVVHQGVMAWVSPSQVWSEQMLETLLEQQETPALLLVLDGVTDPHNLGACIRTADAAGVLAVIVPKDKSATLNATVRKVACGAAEVMPLVSVTNLARTLEKLRQQGFWVVGTAGEAEQTLYQQDLTGNKVLVMGAEGKGMRRLTREHCDFLVKLPMAGSVSSLNVSVATGVCLFEAQRQRHQ, encoded by the coding sequence ATGAGTGATTTAGAAAAGATTTACGGCATCCATGCAGTGGAAGCTTTGTTGCGCCATCACCCTAAGCGGGTCAAGCAGCTGCTGATTGCTGAGGGGCGTAATGAGCAAGGCGTACAAGCGATTTTGCAGCTAGCAAGAAATGAGCGAGTCGCAACGCAGCAGTGCAGCCGTCAAGAGATTGATGAGCAAGCAGGAGATGTGGTGCATCAAGGCGTGATGGCGTGGGTAAGCCCAAGTCAGGTATGGAGTGAGCAAATGCTGGAAACCTTGCTTGAACAGCAAGAAACGCCTGCTTTGCTCTTAGTGTTGGACGGGGTAACTGATCCACATAACCTTGGCGCTTGTATTCGTACTGCTGATGCAGCCGGAGTGCTGGCAGTGATTGTGCCTAAAGATAAGTCGGCAACGTTAAATGCTACGGTGCGTAAAGTGGCCTGCGGCGCGGCAGAAGTGATGCCGCTAGTCAGTGTAACTAATCTTGCACGCACCTTAGAAAAGCTGCGCCAACAAGGTTTTTGGGTGGTGGGTACTGCTGGTGAAGCTGAACAAACTCTCTATCAGCAAGACTTAACAGGCAATAAAGTGCTGGTGATGGGCGCTGAAGGTAAGGGTATGCGCCGCTTAACTCGCGAGCACTGCGACTTTTTAGTTAAACTACCAATGGCTGGCAGCGTCAGTAGTCTTAACGTTTCGGTGGCCACTGGGGTGTGTTTATTTGAAGCTCAGCGCCAACGTCATCAATAG
- the rpsF gene encoding 30S ribosomal protein S6, protein MRHYEIVFLVHPDQSEQVGGMVERYTKLIEEDGGKVHRLEDWGRRQLAYPIDDLHKAHYILLNVECSAAALAELEDSFRYNDAVLRNLIIRRDEAVTEQSEMLKAEESRNERRERRERPETADNADDEDDSEDDSEEDADE, encoded by the coding sequence ATGCGTCATTACGAAATTGTATTTCTGGTCCACCCAGATCAGAGCGAACAAGTCGGTGGCATGGTAGAGCGTTATACCAAGCTGATCGAAGAAGATGGTGGTAAAGTTCACCGTCTAGAAGACTGGGGTCGTCGTCAACTGGCTTACCCAATCGATGACTTACACAAAGCACACTACATTTTATTAAACGTAGAGTGCAGCGCAGCTGCATTAGCCGAGCTAGAAGATAGCTTCCGCTACAATGATGCTGTATTGCGTAACCTAATTATTCGTCGTGACGAAGCCGTTACAGAGCAATCTGAAATGCTAAAAGCTGAAGAAAGCCGTAATGAGCGTCGTGAGCGCCGTGAGCGTCCTGAAACTGCCGACAACGCTGATGATGAAGATGACAGCGAAGACGACAGCGAAGAAGACGCTGACGAGTAA
- the rpsR gene encoding 30S ribosomal protein S18: MARFFRRRKFCRFTAEGVTEIDYKDLNTLKAYVSETGKIVPSRITGTKAKYQRQLATAIKRARYLALLPYTDSHGR, from the coding sequence ATGGCACGTTTTTTCCGTCGTCGCAAGTTCTGCCGTTTTACAGCTGAAGGCGTGACCGAGATCGATTACAAAGATCTAAATACTTTAAAAGCTTATGTATCTGAAACTGGCAAGATTGTTCCTAGCCGTATCACTGGTACTAAAGCAAAATATCAGCGTCAACTAGCAACCGCTATTAAGCGCGCGCGTTACTTGGCTCTGCTGCCCTACACCGACAGCCACGGCCGTTGA
- a CDS encoding YybS family protein gives MRAFAELVMRSRMHAIIIIVLMMAAPMLFWLGAAAASLVLMRRGLQQAAQIVLWGALPGVVWASVGDPRAIAVYVISLLMAYVLRQTVSLGAALGAGLVAGTVGAVLLAGVYPEPIEQLAAKLSEFMPQMLGGMYEQLSATEQQHLTSLIIPVLTGLFATVMLWVSVLSLTLARYWQAALYNPGGFAAEFRSFRLSPKFAIPLVLAMFFAPNMGVAAAMLTPLCSVPLAFAGVALIHGWVAKRGLSKFALVTFYIVLFLFMQFVYPLLVILALGDSLFDFRRVRSR, from the coding sequence ATGCGCGCTTTTGCAGAACTAGTAATGCGAAGTCGCATGCACGCAATTATTATAATTGTGTTGATGATGGCTGCACCTATGTTGTTTTGGTTAGGTGCAGCTGCTGCAAGTTTAGTGTTAATGCGACGCGGTCTCCAGCAAGCTGCTCAAATAGTGTTATGGGGGGCTTTGCCAGGTGTAGTTTGGGCTAGTGTGGGTGACCCACGGGCTATCGCGGTGTATGTCATCAGCTTATTGATGGCCTATGTGTTGCGACAAACGGTATCGCTAGGCGCCGCATTAGGTGCTGGACTGGTAGCGGGAACAGTAGGCGCGGTGTTGCTTGCAGGGGTTTACCCTGAGCCCATTGAGCAGTTAGCGGCTAAGCTTTCTGAGTTTATGCCACAAATGCTGGGTGGGATGTACGAGCAGCTATCAGCGACTGAGCAGCAACATTTAACTAGCTTAATTATTCCGGTATTAACTGGACTCTTTGCTACGGTAATGTTGTGGGTGTCGGTGCTGTCGTTAACGTTAGCGCGTTATTGGCAAGCTGCACTGTACAATCCGGGTGGATTTGCTGCTGAATTTAGGTCATTTCGATTGTCACCTAAGTTTGCCATTCCATTAGTGCTGGCGATGTTTTTTGCTCCCAATATGGGTGTGGCTGCAGCGATGCTGACGCCACTATGTAGTGTGCCATTAGCCTTTGCAGGTGTGGCCTTGATCCATGGCTGGGTAGCAAAACGTGGCTTAAGTAAGTTTGCTTTAGTGACGTTTTACATCGTGCTGTTTTTGTTTATGCAGTTTGTTTATCCCTTGCTGGTAATTTTAGCCTTGGGCGATAGCCTGTTTGATTTTCGTCGGGTGCGTTCACGTTAG
- the rplI gene encoding 50S ribosomal protein L9, whose amino-acid sequence MEVILLEKVANLGDLGDKVNVKAGYGRNFLLPQGKATPATAENVAAFEARRAELEKAAAEKRAAAEARAAQLNELEVTITANTGEEGKLFGSIGTQDIADALTASGVEVVKSEVRLPNGTIRQTGEYDVTLNLHTDVEATIKLIVVAG is encoded by the coding sequence ATGGAAGTCATCCTGTTAGAAAAAGTTGCTAATTTGGGCGACCTAGGTGACAAAGTAAATGTTAAGGCTGGTTACGGCCGTAACTTCTTGTTACCACAAGGTAAAGCAACCCCAGCTACCGCTGAAAACGTTGCTGCGTTTGAAGCGCGTCGCGCTGAATTAGAAAAAGCAGCTGCTGAAAAGCGTGCTGCTGCTGAAGCTCGTGCAGCTCAGCTCAATGAGTTAGAAGTTACTATCACTGCGAATACCGGTGAGGAAGGTAAACTATTTGGTTCTATCGGTACTCAAGACATCGCTGATGCATTAACTGCGTCAGGTGTTGAAGTAGTGAAGAGCGAAGTTCGTTTACCAAATGGTACTATCCGTCAGACCGGTGAGTACGACGTTACGTTGAACTTGCACACTGATGTTGAAGCAACCATTAAGTTAATCGTTGTTGCAGGCTAA
- the dnaB gene encoding replicative DNA helicase, which yields MQQDTLSVPLDLETSALKTPPHSIEAEQAVLGGLMQNNNAWERVLDLVSAGDFYRYDHRLIFRAIERLAEKNSPFDMVTLADDLEVSGELEKIGGLAYLGELVTNTPSVANIRAYSEIIRERATLRELIKISGEIADSAYLPKGRAGNEILDEAERKIFQIAESRPKVGGAIGVSELLSSTLNTIDTLRQSKGGLTGLTTGFNDLNDKTSGLQKGDLIIVAGRPSMGKTTFAMNLVENALLESDKAVIVYSLEMPAESLMMRMISSLGKINQTKVRTGQLEGDEWDRLGVAVSKIQNKKLFIDDTAGISPSEMRARTRRLAREHGEIGLIMIDYLQLMQIAGSSGDNRTNEISEISRSLKALAKEFDCPVVALSQLNRALEQRPNKRPVNSDLRESGAIEQDADVIMFVYRDEVYHPETEHKGVAEIIIGKQRNGPIGTVRLAFLGQYTRFESLANHYPDYD from the coding sequence ATGCAGCAAGATACGCTTTCTGTCCCATTGGATTTAGAAACCAGTGCTCTGAAAACCCCACCTCACTCAATTGAAGCCGAGCAAGCCGTGCTTGGTGGTTTGATGCAAAATAATAATGCTTGGGAGCGGGTTTTAGACTTGGTTTCAGCCGGTGATTTTTATCGTTACGATCATCGTTTAATTTTTCGTGCGATTGAGCGACTGGCAGAAAAAAATAGCCCCTTTGATATGGTGACTTTGGCTGATGATTTAGAAGTCAGTGGTGAGCTAGAAAAAATTGGTGGCCTAGCTTATTTGGGCGAGCTTGTTACTAATACCCCCTCGGTTGCTAATATTCGTGCCTACTCAGAGATTATTCGTGAGCGGGCCACGCTGCGCGAACTGATTAAGATCAGTGGTGAGATTGCCGATAGTGCCTACTTGCCTAAAGGGCGGGCCGGTAACGAAATTTTGGATGAAGCTGAGCGTAAAATTTTCCAAATTGCTGAGTCGCGGCCCAAAGTGGGTGGGGCTATTGGCGTTAGCGAACTGTTAAGCAGCACGCTGAATACGATTGATACTTTGCGTCAGTCGAAAGGCGGCTTAACTGGACTGACAACCGGTTTTAATGACCTTAATGATAAAACCAGTGGCCTGCAAAAAGGTGATTTAATTATTGTGGCGGGGCGTCCTTCCATGGGTAAAACCACCTTTGCTATGAATCTAGTCGAAAATGCGTTATTAGAAAGCGACAAAGCAGTGATTGTGTACTCGTTAGAAATGCCGGCTGAATCACTGATGATGCGGATGATTTCCTCGTTAGGAAAAATTAACCAAACTAAAGTCCGTACTGGGCAGCTAGAAGGTGATGAGTGGGATCGTTTAGGAGTAGCAGTAAGTAAAATTCAGAATAAAAAGCTGTTTATCGATGATACAGCAGGTATTAGCCCATCAGAAATGCGTGCCCGTACGCGCCGCTTAGCTCGGGAGCATGGTGAGATAGGCTTGATCATGATTGACTATCTGCAGTTGATGCAAATTGCTGGAAGCAGTGGTGATAACCGGACCAATGAAATCTCAGAGATTTCTCGCTCCTTAAAAGCGTTAGCCAAAGAGTTTGATTGCCCAGTGGTGGCGCTGTCCCAGCTTAACCGCGCCTTAGAGCAGCGGCCTAACAAGCGTCCAGTTAACTCAGACTTGCGTGAGTCAGGGGCGATTGAGCAGGATGCTGACGTGATTATGTTTGTTTATCGCGACGAGGTGTACCACCCTGAAACAGAGCATAAAGGGGTGGCAGAGATTATTATCGGTAAGCAACGAAATGGTCCCATTGGTACGGTGCGTCTAGCATTCTTAGGCCAATACACACGTTTCGAATCACTGGCTAATCATTACCCAGATTACGACTAA